The DNA region CCTTGAAAATTTCGGGGTCGTCCAGGTCCTTGTCCTCTACCCGGAAATGCTCCTTGTTATAATCAAACAGCTCCAGGTCTACACCATTATTTATATAAAATACTTTACTCCGGGGAACTTCCTTTTCCCAATGCTGCTCTTTGATGTAGTCGTAGGCGCCCTCTACGGTAAACACCACGGCGTCAGCCTTGGTATAGATCCACTTTTCCAGCCGCCGCAGCCACAGGACCGCCGGGTTATGGGGCCCGGCGATGCCATAGGCAATGATGCTCTCCGGCCAAAGGTCGGCGATCTCCGCGATGCCCCGACAGCCGTATTTCCGGGCCAGCTTGATGCCCGCCGCGCAGGACATGGGGGGCATGGAGGTGGCCACAATAGCATCGGGCCGGGGGTATTTGTCACACACACCCGGTAGTTTTCGGGCAAACTCCAGCATATTGAGAATGCGGGAAGCGCCGTTGCCGTGATAGCCCTTGCAGCGGATGAGCACATAGTGGACCCCGTCCACCACATCCTCCCGGTAAGGGGTGTCGTCCTCAATGAGGTTTTTATCGGAGTTATGCACCGTGCTGGCGGCAAAGATGGTCACTTCATGGCCCAGGCGCATAAGATTCTTCGCAAAATAATTCTGCCGGGCCAAAGGATAATACTGGGGCGGCACCGCATAATGGTTGATAAGCCAAATTCTCATAAAGCTCCTCTTTACTCCTTTATTACCACCGCAAAGGTTTGGAAAATCAGCTTGATATCATAGAAAACCGAAGCGTGGGGGATATACTCCAGATCCAGGTCGATCTTCCGGGGCATGATCTGCTCGACATAGGTGCGGTTGGGATCGTCGCTGGCGGTGAGCAGATCATTTTCATTGCGGAAACGGATAGACGCCAGCCCCGTGATGCCCGGGCGCACCAGCAGCACCTGCCGCTGGTAGGGGGTATACAGGTTCACATAGTCCGCCACCTCCGGCCGGGGACCCACGAAGCTCATGTCCCCCACCAGCACATTGATGAGCTGGGGCAGCTCGTCTATCTTACTCTTGCGCAAAAATCGGCCCACAGGGGTAATGCGGCTGTCATTGCCGGTGGTGATCTTCAGCCCCGCGTTATCCTTACGCATGGAGCGAAACTTGAAAATACGGAAGGGCCTTCCGTCCTTTCCGATGCGCTCCTGACGGAAAAATACCCCGCCGGGAGAGGTGACCGCCACCAACACCGACACCACCAGCAGCACCGGACTCAGCACCGCCAGTCCCAAAAAAGAGCATAGGATGTCAAAGGCCCGCTTGCAGGCCATGGTGGCCGCTGAGGGAGGGGTAACGATCCGGTATGGCTGTCGGGCGCCTGCTTGGTTATCCATAAATTTGCTGTCCTTTTCCTTTTTATCCGTCCTGCAGGCACATCTTCAGCGTCTGGCAGATGTACCGTACATCCTCCTCCGTGAGGGTGGAGTACAGGGGCAGGGTAATCTCGTTTTCAAACTGAGCCAGGGCGCAGGGATAGTCCGCAATGTCAAAGCCCAGGTCCTTATAGGCCGTCAGCAGCGGCAGGGGCTTATAGTGTACATTGGTAGCCACGCCCTGCTCCGCCATTTTCTCAATGATGGCGTTGCGCTGGGCCATGGTCTTGCCCGTAAGCCGGGTCAGATACAAATGGCAGCTGGAAACCTCGTCCTCCCGGAAATGGGGTGCATGCTCCACGCCGCAGCCAGCAAGCAGCTCATTATAAAGCCGCACCAGCTTATAGCGCTTTTCCAGCAGTCCCGGGTAGCGCCTGAGCTGGGCAAGGCCGATGCCCGCCATAATGTCCGTCATGTTGCATTTATAAAGCGGCGCCACGATGTCATATTCCCACGCGCCGGGCTTGGTCTTGGCCAGGGCGTCCTTGCTCTGGCCGTGGAGGCTCAGGAGCATATACTGCTTATAAATAGCCTCGTCATCCAGGGCCAGCGCCGGATTCCAGGTGGCGGCTCCGCCCTCGGCGGTGGTGAGATTCTTCACTGCGTGGAAGGAGAAGGTGGTAAAGTCCGCAAAGCAGCCGGAGCGCTTGCCGTGGCGCTGGGCGCCGAAGCTGTGGGCCCCGTCAGCCACCACCGCTACCCGGCCGATCTTCTTCTGCAGGTCATTGGCCGGAGTGAACAGCCCCTTCTTGCTCTCCACGATAGAATAAATGGTGTCGTAGTCTGCCAGGATGCCGGCAATGTCCACGGGGATCACCGCCTTGGTACGCTCCGTGATCGCCGCAGCCAGCTTCTCCGGGTCCATCTCGTAAGAGCCGGGAAGGGTGTCCACCAGCACCAGCTTGGCTCCCACATGGCACACGGGGCTGGCGGAAGCGGTGTAGGTATAGGCTGAGGTGATGACCTCGTCTCCGGGGCCGATGCCCAGGATGCGCAGGGTCATCTCCAGGCAGGCGGTGGCGGAGTTGAGGCACACGGCCCGGTCTGTTCCGCAGAAAGCGGCCACCTGCCGCTCAAATTCCTTGGTCTTGGGTCCGGTGGTGATCCAGCCGGAGCGCAGGGCCTGGCAAACCTCTTGAATTTCCTCCTCCGTAATGTCAGGAGGGCTGAATGGTATTTTACGCATAAAAACGACCTCTTTTTCAATATAAAAACATATATAATATTATTATGTGTGAAAAAACAAATCAGGCAAAGCAGGCCCGGACAATCTCCATAATCCGCTCCTGCCTGTCCGCCGTGAGCTTATTGTCGCTGGGCAGACACAGGCCCCTGCGGAAAATATCCGCTCCCACATCTTCGCCGGGCCCAGCAGAGACAAATGCCTTGTCCCTAAAAAACGGCTGCAGGTGCATGGGCTTCCAGATAGGCCGGGCCTCGGCGTTATACCGCGCCAGGGCCTCGATGATCTCCGTGGGGCAGCTTTTGCCGCTTTGACCTTCATAGCGGGCCTCCAGGTCTCCCCGCTCCTGGGGACACATGGCTTTCTCGTCAATAAGCAGGCAGGAGAGCCAGAAATTCGGCTCCGCCTTGGCCGCTTCGTAGGGATTCATGGTCACGGGCAAGCCGCGCAGGCCCTCTCGGTAGCGCTCATAAATAGCCCGCTTTTGGGCCATATGCTCCTCCAGATACGGCAGCTGGCCCCGGACCACCCCTGCTACCACATTACTCATGCGGTAGTTGTAGCCCAGCTCCTCGTGCTGGTACCAGGCGGCGTCCTCCCTTGCCTGGGTGGACCACTTGCGCGCCCGGTGGGCGGCCTCCTTACTATTGGTCAGCAGGGCGCCGCCGCAGGAGCCGGTGATGATCTTATTGCCGTTGAAGCTGATGGCGGCTATGTCGCCGAAGGTGCCGGTCTGGCGGCCCTCATAGGTGGCGCCCAGAGACTCCGCCGCGTCCTCAATGACCACTGCGCCGTGGCGGTGGGCAATCTCACACAGCTCCGTCATCTTGCCGGGGGTGCCGTAGAGGTTGGCGATGACCACAGTCTTCACCGCAGGGTACAGTTCAAAGGCTCTTTCCAGGGCCGCCGGGTCCATATTCCAGGTGTCCCTATCGGCATCGATGAATACCGGCTCTCCACCCTCGTACATGATGGCGTTGGCAGTGGCAGAAAAGGTCATGTCGCTGACAAACACCCTGTTGCCGCTCTTCACTCCCGCCAGCTTCACCGCCAGGTGCAGCGCTGCCGTACCGGAGCAAAGGGCCACCGCATAGCCGCAGCCGATCCTCTGGGTGATCAGACTCTCTACCACGCCTATATTCTCGCCCACGGTGCTCATCCAGTTACTCTCGAAGGCCTCCGTCATATATTGCAGCTCCGGGCCGTGCATGGTAGGCGAAGAAAGCCAGGCCCGTTTTTCCAGAGGCTTCAGTCCGTTTTGCTTGCGAAAAGCCACGAAATATTCCTCTTTCCCGACCACATACCTCAAATAGGCATAGTAAGGTATGTTATTAAATATACAAAATTATAGCACTCTCCCCTATTCAAATCAAGACCTTTTTGTGAACAACCATGCCCCCGGCCTCGGCGTGACATTTTTGTTCTGCGAGAGAAAGTGTGGTAATCTACGGTGAAATGTGATATAATGAATACCCGACGGAGAAAAATCGAATACGATTCGTAATATTTCGACGCGATTATACGAATTATTATCACATTTTTGATAGGAGATGCCTGCTTATGTCATTTTTTTCTTCCTTTTTGCTGGGCCTGATCCAGGGTCTTGCCGAGTTTTTGCCCATTTCCAGCAGCGGACATTTGGCCATTGCCCAGAACCTGCTGGGTATGCAGGATGCCGGTGTGGTGCCGGAGTTTTTCGATGTGCTGCTGCACCTGGGCACCCTGGTGGCCGTATTCGTGGCCTACTGGGGAGAGATCAAGGATATGCTCCGGGAGCTGGTCTGCGGCGTGCGGGACCTTGCCCATCACACCACCCCCACCCCGGTGCCCCCGGCTCGCCGGCTGATTTTGCTGATCATTGTGGCCACCCTGCCCCTGTTCGCGGTGCTGCCTGTGAAGGATAAGGTTCAGGGTCTCAGCAGCAACATGCTCTTTATTGGGGCAGCCCTCATCGTTACGGGCTTCTTGCTCTTTGCCAGTGACCGGGTGCCGAAGGGCCGCAAGACCGAGTCCAGCGCCAGTGTCCTCTCCGCCCTGATCGTGGGTGTGGGCCAGGCCATCGCCACCATGCCCGGTATTTCCCGCTCCGGCATGACCATTACCACCGGTTGCTTTGTGGGCTATGAGCGGCGGTTCGCCGTTCGCTTTTCCTTCCTGATGAGCATTCCCGCCATCCTGGGCGCCAATATCCTGTCCCTGAAGGACGCCATCGATGCAGGCATTGACCTTAGCCAGGTGCCGGTGTACCTGGTGGGCGTCGTCACCGCCGCCGTGGTTGGCTACCTGTGCATTCGCCTGCTGAAAATGATCGCCGCCAAGGGCAAGTTCGGCTTTTTCGCCTACTATTGCTGGGCGGTGGGCCTGCTGACTCTGATCCTGACCCTTATTAAATAAGAATCCGAATCCTTTACATCTGTGTGCCGCCGCGGCGGCAGAATGGGAGATACCATGGCTCAAACCACCAAAAAGAAAACCACACAACAAAGCGGCAGGCGCTCTGCCTCCCCGTCCGCCCCGACGCCCCAGGCCCCCAATCCGGCCGTGCGCACGGCGGGCGGTGTGCTGTGCCTGCTGCTGGCGCTATGCGTGGCCGTGAGCTATTTTAACGCCCAGGCGGTGCTGCTGGGCCTGCTGCGCAGCGCCCTCACGGGCCTGTTTGGCTATGGCTACTGGCTGTGGGCGGCGATGCTTCTGGTAAGCGGCCTGTTTCTGCTGCTGCACCGGGAGCGTAAGGCCACAGCTCCAGCCCTCTGCGCCCTGCTGACGCCGGCTCTGTGCGGCAGTCTGCTGCACCTCATTTTTGCCGCGCCGGTAAAATCCCTCACCCTTTCCGCCCTGTGGGCAGAGGGGCAGACCCTTCACGGCGGCGGCGTGATCTGCGGCGGCCTGGCAGAGCTGGGCAAGGCGTACATCAGTGAGGCCGTGTTTGCCATCCTAGCCGCAGTGGGACTGGTGGCATGCGTATTCGTGATGCTGCACACCACCCCGTCTCAGGTAGCGGAAAAAGCCCGCCAGCGGGCCGCCCAACGGGCGGAGGAGGCGGGGAGCGACTCCTCGGAGCCGGAGCAGCCCCCTCAGTCTGTGCAAAAAGCCCCCTCCCGCCGCCGTAAGGCGCAGATCGACATTCCCCTGGACGACCCCGCCGCCCCGGCAGAGGACAGGCCCCTCCAGCCCGGCAAGAAGTCCTTCTTTGCCGGTCGTCAGACTCCCACCCCAGACGAGGTGCTGAGCCCACCCCAGCCGGAGCCCGCCCCGGAGCCGGAGCAGCCCCCTCAGCCCACAGCCCCCGAGCCTGTCACGCCTCCCCAGCCTGCCGCACCAACGCCGAAGGCTGAGCCCGTGGACCTGGAAAAGGCGGCCCAGGAGGTGAGCCGTCAAATCGAGCAGGAGCTATCCGAGCCCGAGGAGCAGTACCAGTACCCCCCCATCACCCTGCT from Vescimonas fastidiosa includes:
- a CDS encoding DegT/DnrJ/EryC1/StrS family aminotransferase; translated protein: MKPLEKRAWLSSPTMHGPELQYMTEAFESNWMSTVGENIGVVESLITQRIGCGYAVALCSGTAALHLAVKLAGVKSGNRVFVSDMTFSATANAIMYEGGEPVFIDADRDTWNMDPAALERAFELYPAVKTVVIANLYGTPGKMTELCEIAHRHGAVVIEDAAESLGATYEGRQTGTFGDIAAISFNGNKIITGSCGGALLTNSKEAAHRARKWSTQAREDAAWYQHEELGYNYRMSNVVAGVVRGQLPYLEEHMAQKRAIYERYREGLRGLPVTMNPYEAAKAEPNFWLSCLLIDEKAMCPQERGDLEARYEGQSGKSCPTEIIEALARYNAEARPIWKPMHLQPFFRDKAFVSAGPGEDVGADIFRRGLCLPSDNKLTADRQERIMEIVRACFA
- a CDS encoding DegT/DnrJ/EryC1/StrS family aminotransferase yields the protein MRKIPFSPPDITEEEIQEVCQALRSGWITTGPKTKEFERQVAAFCGTDRAVCLNSATACLEMTLRILGIGPGDEVITSAYTYTASASPVCHVGAKLVLVDTLPGSYEMDPEKLAAAITERTKAVIPVDIAGILADYDTIYSIVESKKGLFTPANDLQKKIGRVAVVADGAHSFGAQRHGKRSGCFADFTTFSFHAVKNLTTAEGGAATWNPALALDDEAIYKQYMLLSLHGQSKDALAKTKPGAWEYDIVAPLYKCNMTDIMAGIGLAQLRRYPGLLEKRYKLVRLYNELLAGCGVEHAPHFREDEVSSCHLYLTRLTGKTMAQRNAIIEKMAEQGVATNVHYKPLPLLTAYKDLGFDIADYPCALAQFENEITLPLYSTLTEEDVRYICQTLKMCLQDG
- a CDS encoding sugar transferase, yielding MACKRAFDILCSFLGLAVLSPVLLVVSVLVAVTSPGGVFFRQERIGKDGRPFRIFKFRSMRKDNAGLKITTGNDSRITPVGRFLRKSKIDELPQLINVLVGDMSFVGPRPEVADYVNLYTPYQRQVLLVRPGITGLASIRFRNENDLLTASDDPNRTYVEQIMPRKIDLDLEYIPHASVFYDIKLIFQTFAVVIKE
- a CDS encoding glycosyltransferase family 4 protein, which codes for MRIWLINHYAVPPQYYPLARQNYFAKNLMRLGHEVTIFAASTVHNSDKNLIEDDTPYREDVVDGVHYVLIRCKGYHGNGASRILNMLEFARKLPGVCDKYPRPDAIVATSMPPMSCAAGIKLARKYGCRGIAEIADLWPESIIAYGIAGPHNPAVLWLRRLEKWIYTKADAVVFTVEGAYDYIKEQHWEKEVPRSKVFYINNGVDLELFDYNKEHFRVEDKDLDDPEIFKVVYTGSIRRVNGLGLLLDAAKAVRDPRVRFLIWGDGDERPMLEQRVKDENIGNVVFKGRVEKKFVPSIVSRADVNIAHCISTPVDRYGISFNKMFEYFAAGRIVLSDFPTQYNPAVQCGAGITVNDVSPANIAAAVDKLASLPEEERRRFEENSRAAAHKYDFKNLTSELLEVIQSIPEKE
- a CDS encoding undecaprenyl-diphosphate phosphatase, yielding MSFFSSFLLGLIQGLAEFLPISSSGHLAIAQNLLGMQDAGVVPEFFDVLLHLGTLVAVFVAYWGEIKDMLRELVCGVRDLAHHTTPTPVPPARRLILLIIVATLPLFAVLPVKDKVQGLSSNMLFIGAALIVTGFLLFASDRVPKGRKTESSASVLSALIVGVGQAIATMPGISRSGMTITTGCFVGYERRFAVRFSFLMSIPAILGANILSLKDAIDAGIDLSQVPVYLVGVVTAAVVGYLCIRLLKMIAAKGKFGFFAYYCWAVGLLTLILTLIK